The following proteins come from a genomic window of Malus domestica chromosome 02, GDT2T_hap1:
- the LOC103451643 gene encoding uncharacterized protein: protein MEGLIPMVYKAMKRNRTRRQYSCLSSSSLAAATPPVSGQTSNYNIADFYIDHNSYVYVPQPAPSADHHLPTIFNVNGASARRNQSSLSTTTNIINHGGRQFQHRRHKSVSLGSTSNSMQGFSSSVDADDSINSPPPKQLARFRSHRSFFSCISGA from the coding sequence ATGGAGGGTCTGATCCCAATGGTTTACAAGGCAATGAAGAGGAACAGAACTCGCCGCCAATACAGCTgcctctcctcctcctcattaGCAGCAGCAACCCCACCAGTATCAGGTCAAACTAGTAATTACAACATCGCTGACTTCTACATCGATCACAACAGTTACGTCTATGTTCCCCAACCTGCACCTTCAGCTGATCATCATCTTCCAACGATATTTAATGTTAATGGCGCGTCTGCCCGTCGGAACCAGTCGTCCTTATCCACAACCACAAACATTATTAATCATGGAGGTCGTCAGTTTCAGCATCGCCGTCACAAATCTGTTTCTCTCGGTTCTACTTCCAACTCTATGCAAGGATTCTCTTCATCGGTGGACGCTGATGACTCCATTAATTCTCCTCCTCCAAAGCAACTTGCCCGGTTTCGGAGCCACCGAAGTTTCTTCTCATGCATCTCTGGTGCCTAG
- the LOC103446507 gene encoding probable uridine nucleosidase 2 isoform X1, translating to MTYKIDRQIRLSGQCRAKTWKERINVEFQLNRPKFESFNFFWYNHSNPIQSRKWFPLTAGLILSSSMADVAAKETKKIIIDTDPGIDDAMAIFVALQSPEVQVIGLTTIYGNVYTTLATRNALHLLEVAGRTDIPVAEGSHVTITKGTKLRIADFVHGADGLGNQNFPPPKGKPIEQSAAAFLVEQASLYPGKVTVVALGPLTNIALATQLDPEFAKNIGQIILLGGAFAVNGNVNPAAEANIFGDPDAADMVFTCGADILAMGINVTHQVVLTDADREKLAMSNGKFAQYLCKILDVYFSYHHDAYSTKGVYLHDPAVVVAAVDPSLFTYTEGVVRVQTNGITRGLTILYNKQKRFGEVTEWCDKPTVKVAVTVDAHTVVKLVMERLIES from the exons ATGACGTATAAAATAGACAGACAGATCAGGCTTTCAGGCCAGTGCAGAGCAAAAACATGGAAAGAAAGAATTAATGTCGAATTCCAATTGAATCGTCCCAAGTTCgaatcttttaattttttctggTACAATCACTCCAACCCAATCCAATCCAGAAAGTGGTTTCCTTTGACTGCTGGATTGATTCTGAGTTCCAGCATGGCAGATGTGGCGGCGAAGGAAACCAAGAAGATCATCATTGACACCGACCCTGGTATCG ATGATGCCATGGCCATCTTTGTGGCATTACAATCCCCGGAAGTGCAAGTGATTGGACTTACTACTATTTATGGAAATGTTTATACCACTCTCGCCACAAGAAATGCCTTGCATTTG TTGGAGGTTGCAGGGAGAACCGATATTCCAGTGGCGGAAGGATCTCACGTCACAATAACG AAAGGTACAAAACTTCGTATTGCTGATTTTGTTCATGGTGCGGATGGACTTGGCAACCAAAATTTCCCCCCACCAAAAGGAAAGCCAATTGAGCAGTCGGCAGCAGCTTTTCTGGTTGAACAAGCAAGCCTTTACCCTGGAAAGGTCACTGTGGTAGCATTGGGCCCACTTACAAATATTGCACTG GCTACTCAACTAGACCCTGAATTTGCAAAGAACATAGGGCAGATTATTCTTCTTGGTGGTGCTTTTGCAGTCAATGGGAATGTCAATCCAGCAGCAGAGGCCAAT ATATTTGGGGATCCAGATGCTGCAGATATGGTATTTACATGTGGAGCAGATATTTTGGCTATGGGGATTAATGTGACCCATCAAGTTGTCTTGACAG ACGCTGATCGAGAAAAGCTGGCAATGTCAAATGGAAAGTTTGCTCAATACTTGTGCAAAATTTTAGATGTGTACTTCTCCTACCATCACGATGCGTATAGCACAAAAG GAGTTTACCTTCATGACCCTGCAGTAGTTGTTGCAGCTGTTGATCCTTCACTTTTCACTTACACGGAGGGTGTTGTTAGAGTCCAGacaaatggcatcacaagaggACTCACGATTCTGTACAACAAACAGAAAAG gtttgGCGAGGTGACAGAGTGGTGTGATAAACCCACAGTCAAGGTAGCAGTGACGGTTGATGCCCACACAGTTGTGAAATTGGTTATGGAACGGCTCATCGAATCATGA
- the LOC103426544 gene encoding uncharacterized protein — MATSMDRYWHCLSLCLLVLVMTSAYASNDDQELKSKRLCSQCLKCESSKCPPSEAYPHLTAFDDTLIAGALQSDFVDLNDRGVYSVPDIKGGQSPNLNAYYGWKSTSGSASGFHRFSNYMDKCSGGQTYLTVDKHGTVSLRLLSSLESLAEADWKSINAPKKLNHRQFRFWVSHSTRKCLTVFGGKTKKRRVGVSECKFNGANPYQLFAFRFHYHKAFCCCGVHNE, encoded by the exons ATGGCTACAAGCATGGATAGGTATTGGCATTGCCTTTCTCTGTGCCTACTTGTCCTGGTAATGACTAGTGCATATGCATCAAATGATGACCAAGAATTGAAGAGTAAGCGACTTTGCAGCCAGTGCTTGAAATGTGAGTCAAGTAAATGCCCTCCAAGCGAAGCCTACCCCCATCTGACTGCATTTGATGACACTCTTATTGCTGGTGCTTTACAGTCTGACTTTGTGGATTTGAATGACAGAGGAGTTTACTCAGTGCCAGATATCAAAGGTGGCCAATCGCCAAATCTAAATGCTTATTATGGCTGGAAATCTACTTCTGGTTCTGCTTCCGGTTTTCACAG GTTTAGCAACTATATGGACAAATGTTCAGGTGGACAAACTTACCTCACGGTGGACAAGCACGGCACTGTTAGCCTTCGTTTATTGAGCTCCCTGGAAAGCTTAGCAGAGGCTGACTGGAAATCAATTAATGCACCCAAGAAACTAAATCATCGCCAATTCCGCTTCTGGGTCTCTCACAGTACAAGAAAATGCCTCACTGTATTTggaggaaaaacaaagaaacgaaGAGTGGGTGTGTCCGAATGCAAGTTTAATGGCGCAAACCCGTACCAACTGTTTGCCTTCCGCTTTCATTACCACAAAGCCTTCTGTTGTTGCGGTGTTCACAACGAGTGa
- the LOC103446507 gene encoding probable uridine nucleosidase 2 isoform X2 gives MADVAAKETKKIIIDTDPDDAMAIFVALQSPEVQVIGLTTIYGNVYTTLATRNALHLLEVAGRTDIPVAEGSHVTITKGTKLRIADFVHGADGLGNQNFPPPKGKPIEQSAAAFLVEQASLYPGKVTVVALGPLTNIALATQLDPEFAKNIGQIILLGGAFAVNGNVNPAAEANIFGDPDAADMVFTCGADILAMGINVTHQVVLTDADREKLAMSNGKFAQYLCKILDVYFSYHHDAYSTKGVYLHDPAVVVAAVDPSLFTYTEGVVRVQTNGITRGLTILYNKQKRFGEVTEWCDKPTVKVAVTVDAHTVVKLVMERLIES, from the exons ATGGCAGATGTGGCGGCGAAGGAAACCAAGAAGATCATCATTGACACCGACCCTG ATGATGCCATGGCCATCTTTGTGGCATTACAATCCCCGGAAGTGCAAGTGATTGGACTTACTACTATTTATGGAAATGTTTATACCACTCTCGCCACAAGAAATGCCTTGCATTTG TTGGAGGTTGCAGGGAGAACCGATATTCCAGTGGCGGAAGGATCTCACGTCACAATAACG AAAGGTACAAAACTTCGTATTGCTGATTTTGTTCATGGTGCGGATGGACTTGGCAACCAAAATTTCCCCCCACCAAAAGGAAAGCCAATTGAGCAGTCGGCAGCAGCTTTTCTGGTTGAACAAGCAAGCCTTTACCCTGGAAAGGTCACTGTGGTAGCATTGGGCCCACTTACAAATATTGCACTG GCTACTCAACTAGACCCTGAATTTGCAAAGAACATAGGGCAGATTATTCTTCTTGGTGGTGCTTTTGCAGTCAATGGGAATGTCAATCCAGCAGCAGAGGCCAAT ATATTTGGGGATCCAGATGCTGCAGATATGGTATTTACATGTGGAGCAGATATTTTGGCTATGGGGATTAATGTGACCCATCAAGTTGTCTTGACAG ACGCTGATCGAGAAAAGCTGGCAATGTCAAATGGAAAGTTTGCTCAATACTTGTGCAAAATTTTAGATGTGTACTTCTCCTACCATCACGATGCGTATAGCACAAAAG GAGTTTACCTTCATGACCCTGCAGTAGTTGTTGCAGCTGTTGATCCTTCACTTTTCACTTACACGGAGGGTGTTGTTAGAGTCCAGacaaatggcatcacaagaggACTCACGATTCTGTACAACAAACAGAAAAG gtttgGCGAGGTGACAGAGTGGTGTGATAAACCCACAGTCAAGGTAGCAGTGACGGTTGATGCCCACACAGTTGTGAAATTGGTTATGGAACGGCTCATCGAATCATGA
- the LOC103446507 gene encoding probable uridine nucleosidase 2 isoform X6, whose product MADVAAKETKKIIIDTDPGIDDAMAIFVALQSPEVQVIGLTTIYGNVYTTLATRNALHLLEVAGRTDIPVAEGSHVTITKGTKLRIADFVHGADGLGNQNFPPPKGKPIEQSAAAFLVEQASLYPGKVTVVALGPLTNIALATQLDPEFAKNIGQIILLGGAFAVNGNVNPAAEANIFGDPDAADMVFTCGADILAMGINVTHQVVLTGVYLHDPAVVVAAVDPSLFTYTEGVVRVQTNGITRGLTILYNKQKRCGFQPRGLGFNFINFRKGKAVQLQVVHVRHCC is encoded by the exons ATGGCAGATGTGGCGGCGAAGGAAACCAAGAAGATCATCATTGACACCGACCCTGGTATCG ATGATGCCATGGCCATCTTTGTGGCATTACAATCCCCGGAAGTGCAAGTGATTGGACTTACTACTATTTATGGAAATGTTTATACCACTCTCGCCACAAGAAATGCCTTGCATTTG TTGGAGGTTGCAGGGAGAACCGATATTCCAGTGGCGGAAGGATCTCACGTCACAATAACG AAAGGTACAAAACTTCGTATTGCTGATTTTGTTCATGGTGCGGATGGACTTGGCAACCAAAATTTCCCCCCACCAAAAGGAAAGCCAATTGAGCAGTCGGCAGCAGCTTTTCTGGTTGAACAAGCAAGCCTTTACCCTGGAAAGGTCACTGTGGTAGCATTGGGCCCACTTACAAATATTGCACTG GCTACTCAACTAGACCCTGAATTTGCAAAGAACATAGGGCAGATTATTCTTCTTGGTGGTGCTTTTGCAGTCAATGGGAATGTCAATCCAGCAGCAGAGGCCAAT ATATTTGGGGATCCAGATGCTGCAGATATGGTATTTACATGTGGAGCAGATATTTTGGCTATGGGGATTAATGTGACCCATCAAGTTGTCTTGACAG GAGTTTACCTTCATGACCCTGCAGTAGTTGTTGCAGCTGTTGATCCTTCACTTTTCACTTACACGGAGGGTGTTGTTAGAGTCCAGacaaatggcatcacaagaggACTCACGATTCTGTACAACAAACAGAAAAG GTGTGGATTTCAGCCTCGAGGACTTGGCTTCAATTTCATTAATTTCAGGAAGGGAAAAGCAGTCCAGCTCCAGGTGGTTCACGTTCGTCACTGCTGTTAG
- the LOC103446507 gene encoding probable uridine nucleosidase 2 isoform X3, translating to MTYKIDRQIRLSGQCRAKTWKERINVEFQLNRPKFESFNFFWYNHSNPIQSRKWFPLTAGLILSSSMADVAAKETKKIIIDTDPGIDDAMAIFVALQSPEVQVIGLTTIYGNVYTTLATRNALHLLEVAGRTDIPVAEGSHVTITKGTKLRIADFVHGADGLGNQNFPPPKGKPIEQSAAAFLVEQASLYPGKVTVVALGPLTNIALATQLDPEFAKNIGQIILLGGAFAVNGNVNPAAEANIFGDPDAADMVFTCGADILAMGINVTHQVVLTDADREKLAMSNGKFAQYLCKILDVYFSYHHDAYSTKGVYLHDPAVVVAAVDPSLFTYTEGVVRVQTNGITRGLTILYNKQKRCGFQPRGLGFNFINFRKGKAVQLQVVHVRHCC from the exons ATGACGTATAAAATAGACAGACAGATCAGGCTTTCAGGCCAGTGCAGAGCAAAAACATGGAAAGAAAGAATTAATGTCGAATTCCAATTGAATCGTCCCAAGTTCgaatcttttaattttttctggTACAATCACTCCAACCCAATCCAATCCAGAAAGTGGTTTCCTTTGACTGCTGGATTGATTCTGAGTTCCAGCATGGCAGATGTGGCGGCGAAGGAAACCAAGAAGATCATCATTGACACCGACCCTGGTATCG ATGATGCCATGGCCATCTTTGTGGCATTACAATCCCCGGAAGTGCAAGTGATTGGACTTACTACTATTTATGGAAATGTTTATACCACTCTCGCCACAAGAAATGCCTTGCATTTG TTGGAGGTTGCAGGGAGAACCGATATTCCAGTGGCGGAAGGATCTCACGTCACAATAACG AAAGGTACAAAACTTCGTATTGCTGATTTTGTTCATGGTGCGGATGGACTTGGCAACCAAAATTTCCCCCCACCAAAAGGAAAGCCAATTGAGCAGTCGGCAGCAGCTTTTCTGGTTGAACAAGCAAGCCTTTACCCTGGAAAGGTCACTGTGGTAGCATTGGGCCCACTTACAAATATTGCACTG GCTACTCAACTAGACCCTGAATTTGCAAAGAACATAGGGCAGATTATTCTTCTTGGTGGTGCTTTTGCAGTCAATGGGAATGTCAATCCAGCAGCAGAGGCCAAT ATATTTGGGGATCCAGATGCTGCAGATATGGTATTTACATGTGGAGCAGATATTTTGGCTATGGGGATTAATGTGACCCATCAAGTTGTCTTGACAG ACGCTGATCGAGAAAAGCTGGCAATGTCAAATGGAAAGTTTGCTCAATACTTGTGCAAAATTTTAGATGTGTACTTCTCCTACCATCACGATGCGTATAGCACAAAAG GAGTTTACCTTCATGACCCTGCAGTAGTTGTTGCAGCTGTTGATCCTTCACTTTTCACTTACACGGAGGGTGTTGTTAGAGTCCAGacaaatggcatcacaagaggACTCACGATTCTGTACAACAAACAGAAAAG GTGTGGATTTCAGCCTCGAGGACTTGGCTTCAATTTCATTAATTTCAGGAAGGGAAAAGCAGTCCAGCTCCAGGTGGTTCACGTTCGTCACTGCTGTTAG
- the LOC103446497 gene encoding uncharacterized protein, which translates to MNGSLSSKLTKKASPAPPLATANKKKKKLNEQSPRNPLRDLNAITVRSSNNGSDASSSISVEAPRGCLRFFLSHSSSSNSKTPLYTPKNLSKAPKSAPAVRPSRPSKAKDNRSKFNALKNPEKPTSRNASKSKNNSSCLYQWQSGNKPTSRNGPKLKTCSLVKSNVSSLSKLESGSEVESSIVRVVGNAGQPTELKSRGIDGDFTPLSKIPTGLGLDSKADNSEDVLENSDKSNSKTPPVQASVSPEIQCGSSAVSRSILALYAAGHVLSGITDKRKCRARGILSVGENDSGFSKGMALGSFEDDDDDESGQCEGHVGNLDASAVPLPTEASMHWLLSPCDEGDEDHKEHSDSSLHNSAGSVNLCSPFSTLGRHGFSPSFQQVLEPLNEHVGVMSSLHRMPGCEAVNFLEEERKHHYGYDDDNSPFSMVLLDSGNVICTPQSDSSVENHRKHCFDPELSSVAEAIQMVNLSPNTNSHVLIEDQIDSSFQFDCLTTACDSISRFHKVLDDRASWLSNSTLENYHNRR; encoded by the coding sequence ATGAACGGATCGTTGTCGTCAAAGCTCACCAAGAAAGCCTCTCCGGCACCGCCACTGGCGACGgcgaacaagaagaagaagaaactaaaCGAGCAGAGCCCTCGAAATCCACTACGGGATCTCAATGCCATCACCGTTCGCAGTAGCAACAATGGCAGCGATGCTTCGTCTTCCATCTCCGTCGAAGCCCCGCGAGGTTGCCTCaggttctttctctctcattcttCTTCCTCTAATTCCAAAACCCCTCTTTACACACCTAAAAATCTGTCCAAAGCCCCTAAATCAGCTCCTGCTGTGAGGCCTTCAAGACCATCAAAAGCCAAGGACAACCGGTCCAAATTCAATGCTTTGAAAAACCCAGAGAAACCCACCTCACGAAATGCAAGTAAATCTAAGAATAATTCTTCTTGCTTGTACCAGTGGCAGTCTGGAAACAAACCCACTTCTAGAAACGGACCAAAGCTGAAAACTTGTTCACTTGTAAAATCAAATGTAAGTTCCCTGAGTAAGTTAGAGTCTGGGTCTGAGGTAGAAAGTAGTATTGTCAGGGTGGTGGGCAATGCAGGTCAGCCCACTGAGCTCAAATCACGTGGTATTGATGGAGATTTTACACCTTTGAGTAAGATACCGACTGGGTTGGGTTTGGACTCCAAGGCTGATAACTCTGAGGATGTGCTGGAGAATTCTGACAAATCTAATAGTAAAACTCCACCTGTTCAGGCCTCCGTGTCTCCAGAGATACAATGTGGATCATCTGCGGTGTCAAGGAGCATACTTGCTCTTTATGCTGCTGGCCATGTTCTTTCAGGGATCACTGACAAGAGGAAGTGCAGAGCTAGAGGAATTCTCAGTGTAGGAGAAAATGATTCAGGCTTCAGTAAAGGGATGGCTTTAGGTAGCTTTGAGGATGACGATGATGACGAAAGTGGTCAATGTGAAGGCCATGTTGGCAATCTCGATGCTTCTGCGGTTCCTTTACCTACTGAAGCTTCAATGCATTGGCTTTTATCGCCGTGTGATGAAGGGGATGAGGATCACAAGGAGCATTCCGATAGTAGCTTACATAATTCTGCAGGGTCCGTTAATCTTTGTTCTCCATTTTCAACCTTAGGTCGTCATGGATTTTCTCCAAGTTTTCAACAAGTGTTGGAGCCCTTAAATGAGCATGTtggtgttatgtcttctctgcATCGCATGCCTGGTTGTGAGGCTGTAAACTTCTTGgaagaggaaagaaaacaccattATGGTTATGACGATgataattctccgttctctatGGTTTTACTGGACAGTGGCAATGTTATCTGTACTCCTCAATCAGACTCGAGTGTAGAAAATCATAGGAAACACTGCTTTGATCCTGAACTGAGTTCAGTGGCTGAAGCTATTCAGATGGTAAACTTGTCCCCAAACACGAACAGTCATGTATTAATTGAGGATCAGATTGATTCGAGTTTCCAGTTTGACTGTCTAACCACAGCCTGTGATTCAATCAGCCGATTCCATAAAGTTTTGGATGATCGCGCTTCCTGGCTCTCCAACTCTACACTAGAGAATTATCACAATCGGAGATGA
- the LOC103446507 gene encoding probable uridine nucleosidase 2 isoform X5, with the protein MADVAAKETKKIIIDTDPDDAMAIFVALQSPEVQVIGLTTIYGNVYTTLATRNALHLLEVAGRTDIPVAEGSHVTITKGTKLRIADFVHGADGLGNQNFPPPKGKPIEQSAAAFLVEQASLYPGKVTVVALGPLTNIALATQLDPEFAKNIGQIILLGGAFAVNGNVNPAAEANIFGDPDAADMVFTCGADILAMGINVTHQVVLTGVYLHDPAVVVAAVDPSLFTYTEGVVRVQTNGITRGLTILYNKQKRFGEVTEWCDKPTVKVAVTVDAHTVVKLVMERLIES; encoded by the exons ATGGCAGATGTGGCGGCGAAGGAAACCAAGAAGATCATCATTGACACCGACCCTG ATGATGCCATGGCCATCTTTGTGGCATTACAATCCCCGGAAGTGCAAGTGATTGGACTTACTACTATTTATGGAAATGTTTATACCACTCTCGCCACAAGAAATGCCTTGCATTTG TTGGAGGTTGCAGGGAGAACCGATATTCCAGTGGCGGAAGGATCTCACGTCACAATAACG AAAGGTACAAAACTTCGTATTGCTGATTTTGTTCATGGTGCGGATGGACTTGGCAACCAAAATTTCCCCCCACCAAAAGGAAAGCCAATTGAGCAGTCGGCAGCAGCTTTTCTGGTTGAACAAGCAAGCCTTTACCCTGGAAAGGTCACTGTGGTAGCATTGGGCCCACTTACAAATATTGCACTG GCTACTCAACTAGACCCTGAATTTGCAAAGAACATAGGGCAGATTATTCTTCTTGGTGGTGCTTTTGCAGTCAATGGGAATGTCAATCCAGCAGCAGAGGCCAAT ATATTTGGGGATCCAGATGCTGCAGATATGGTATTTACATGTGGAGCAGATATTTTGGCTATGGGGATTAATGTGACCCATCAAGTTGTCTTGACAG GAGTTTACCTTCATGACCCTGCAGTAGTTGTTGCAGCTGTTGATCCTTCACTTTTCACTTACACGGAGGGTGTTGTTAGAGTCCAGacaaatggcatcacaagaggACTCACGATTCTGTACAACAAACAGAAAAG gtttgGCGAGGTGACAGAGTGGTGTGATAAACCCACAGTCAAGGTAGCAGTGACGGTTGATGCCCACACAGTTGTGAAATTGGTTATGGAACGGCTCATCGAATCATGA
- the LOC103446507 gene encoding probable uridine nucleosidase 2 isoform X4: protein MADVAAKETKKIIIDTDPGIDDAMAIFVALQSPEVQVIGLTTIYGNVYTTLATRNALHLLEVAGRTDIPVAEGSHVTITKGTKLRIADFVHGADGLGNQNFPPPKGKPIEQSAAAFLVEQASLYPGKVTVVALGPLTNIALATQLDPEFAKNIGQIILLGGAFAVNGNVNPAAEANIFGDPDAADMVFTCGADILAMGINVTHQVVLTGVYLHDPAVVVAAVDPSLFTYTEGVVRVQTNGITRGLTILYNKQKRFGEVTEWCDKPTVKVAVTVDAHTVVKLVMERLIES, encoded by the exons ATGGCAGATGTGGCGGCGAAGGAAACCAAGAAGATCATCATTGACACCGACCCTGGTATCG ATGATGCCATGGCCATCTTTGTGGCATTACAATCCCCGGAAGTGCAAGTGATTGGACTTACTACTATTTATGGAAATGTTTATACCACTCTCGCCACAAGAAATGCCTTGCATTTG TTGGAGGTTGCAGGGAGAACCGATATTCCAGTGGCGGAAGGATCTCACGTCACAATAACG AAAGGTACAAAACTTCGTATTGCTGATTTTGTTCATGGTGCGGATGGACTTGGCAACCAAAATTTCCCCCCACCAAAAGGAAAGCCAATTGAGCAGTCGGCAGCAGCTTTTCTGGTTGAACAAGCAAGCCTTTACCCTGGAAAGGTCACTGTGGTAGCATTGGGCCCACTTACAAATATTGCACTG GCTACTCAACTAGACCCTGAATTTGCAAAGAACATAGGGCAGATTATTCTTCTTGGTGGTGCTTTTGCAGTCAATGGGAATGTCAATCCAGCAGCAGAGGCCAAT ATATTTGGGGATCCAGATGCTGCAGATATGGTATTTACATGTGGAGCAGATATTTTGGCTATGGGGATTAATGTGACCCATCAAGTTGTCTTGACAG GAGTTTACCTTCATGACCCTGCAGTAGTTGTTGCAGCTGTTGATCCTTCACTTTTCACTTACACGGAGGGTGTTGTTAGAGTCCAGacaaatggcatcacaagaggACTCACGATTCTGTACAACAAACAGAAAAG gtttgGCGAGGTGACAGAGTGGTGTGATAAACCCACAGTCAAGGTAGCAGTGACGGTTGATGCCCACACAGTTGTGAAATTGGTTATGGAACGGCTCATCGAATCATGA